In one Arachis duranensis cultivar V14167 chromosome 9, aradu.V14167.gnm2.J7QH, whole genome shotgun sequence genomic region, the following are encoded:
- the LOC107465428 gene encoding probable serine/threonine-protein kinase PBL7 produces MDVNTTTTIPSVDTKSQSYAQHQLHSANHEHSHAHLPSKTILIAIAAATTVTVLLTIFFVLFLLRRQKSSNKSGACKDKNPRGLHDTSSRLIASTKLSISSSPDVKGGCLQGGNLSRSPAAPKFKGVQVFTYKEIEVATNGFSEANVIGNGGFGLMYRGVLSDGTLAAIKLLRREGKQGERAFRVEVDLLSRLHSPYLVELLGYCADQNHRLLIFEYLPHGTLHQHLHSPKNQSQSLDWWARMRIALDCARALEFMHEHHAVSPVIHRDFKSSNVLLDQNFRAKVSDFGLAKMGSEKMNGQVSTRVLGTTGYLAPEYASTGKLTTKSDVYSYGVVLLELLTGRVPVDIKRAPGEHVLVSWALPRLTNREKVVEMVDPDLRGQYSKKDLIQIAAIAAMCIQPEADYRPLMTDVVQSLIPLARNPASLGSSSSLRFQKQTPSPSPSH; encoded by the exons ATGGATGttaatactactactactataccAAGTGTTGACACAAAGAGCCAGTCATACGCACAGCACCAATTGCATTCAGCAAATCATGAGCATAGCCATGCTCATCTCCCCTCCAAAACCATTCTCATAGCCATTGCAGCGGCCACCACAGTTACCGTACTTCTCACCATTTTCTTTGTCCTATTCTTGCTCCGTCGACAAAAGTCTTCCAACAAGAGTGGAGCCTGCAAGGATAAGAATCCAAGAGggcttcatgacacaagcagcAGACTCATTGCTTCAACAAAGTTGAGCATTAGTTCTAGTCCAG ATGTGAAGGGAGGGTGTCTTCAAGGAGGAAACCTTAGTAGGTCACCAGCAGCACCTAAATTCAAAGGAGTACAAGTTTTCACATACAAGGAGATAGAAGTGGCCACAAATGGATTCAGTGAAGCAAATGTCATTGGTAATGGAGGGTTTGGTTTGATGTACAGAGGAGTCCTAAGTGATGGTACTTTGGCAGCAATCAAGTTGCTACGCAGAGAAGGTAAGCAAGGGGAGCGTGCCTTCAGAGTAGAG GTCGATCTCCTAAGTCGTTTGCACTCTCCATACTTGGTGGAGTTACTTGGTTATTGTGCAGACCAAAACCATAGGCTACTCATATTTGAGTACCTACCCCATGGCACACTCCATCAACATCTACACTCCCCTAAGAACCAATCTCAGTCGTTGGATTGGTGGGCCAGGATGAGGATAGCCCTTGATTGTGCAAGGGCCCTGGAGTTCATGCATGAGCACCATGCAGTCTCACCAGTGATCCACAGAGACTTCAAGAGTAGCAATGTGTTATTAGATCAAAATTTCCGTGCTAAAGTGTCAGATTTTGGGTTGGCAAAGATGGGATCAGAGAAGATGAACGGTCAAGTTTCCACCCGTGTGTTGGGGACCACTGGATATCTGGCCCCAGA GTATGCCTCCACGGGAAAGCTTACCACAAAATCGGATGTTTACAGCTATGGTGTGGTTCTTCTTGAATTGCTTACAGGGCGTGTACCAGTTGATATTAAGCGGGCCCCGGGAGAACATGTCCTTGTCTCCTGG GCTCTTCCAAGATTAACAAACAGAGAAAAAGTGGTGGAAATGGTTGACCCGGATCTAAGGGGGCAATACTCAAAGAAGGATTTAATTCAG ATAGCCGCCATTGCAGCAATGTGCATACAGCCAGAAGCAGATTATAGGCCACTCATGACGGATGTTGTACAATCACTGATACCACTTGCTAGGAACCCGGCTTCTCTTGGTTCATCAAGTTCTTTAAGGTTTCAGAAACAAACACCAAGCCCAAGTCCAAGTCACTAA